A stretch of Channa argus isolate prfri chromosome 16, Channa argus male v1.0, whole genome shotgun sequence DNA encodes these proteins:
- the itpka gene encoding inositol-trisphosphate 3-kinase A isoform X2, translating to MPKECRRKTSKDFGLSGTGINEGPRSERRAAGKPNDICDELLQKAAQIAPSPETGAPAVMDARRVPQVTITPEGGGSSREIQQEDWDDAVDGKLRRKLSNSSISSTGSSIAESEDDLLSDNESKSKGIITLEHLVDTGESKPWWKIKTIVHWPFSATQRRKLNWVQLAGHKGNFKAADEGTILKKFSENEMQCFEKLKGDALLSFVPDYHGVVEKDGESFIHMTDLLANFDLPNVMDCKMGVRTYLEEELVRARERPKPREDLYKKMVEVDSNGPNAQEHSQRGVTKPRYMQWRETLSSTHTLGFRIEGIKKCDGTCRTDFKKTRSKQDVIQVFKDFVGGNNSILRSYLKRLLEIRQALETSEFFRQHEGPAGSVPGREGHPACQINLRNTFCCGDH from the exons ATGCCCAAAGAGTGTAGGAGAAAAACCTCCAAGGACTTTGGGCTCTCTGGGACTGGAATAAACGAGGGGCCTCGGTCAGAGCGaagagcagccgggaagccgaACGACATTTGCGATGAGCTCCTTCAAAAAGCCGCTCAAATCGCCCCGTCGCCCGAAACCGGAGCGCCGGCTGTGATGGATGCGCGCCGGGTGCCTCAGGTCACCATCACCCCGGAGGGAGGCGGCTCTTCACGGGAGATCCAGCAAGAGGACTGGGATGATGCAGTGGACGGTAAACTGCGCAGAAAGCTGTCCAACTCCTCTATCTCCTCCACGGGGTCCTCTATTGCAGAGTCCGAGGATGATTTACTCAGCGACAACGAGAGCAAAAGCAAAGGCATCATCACGTTGGAGCACCTGGTGGACACTGGAGAG AGCAAACCATGGTGGAAGATAAAGACGATTGTCCACTGGCCCTTCAGTGCTACTCAGAGGAGGAAGCTAAACTGGGTTCAGCTAGCTGGGCATAAAG GTAACTTCAAAGCAGCAGATGAGGGCACCATCCTGAAGAAGTTCTCTGAAAATGAGATGCAGTGTTTTGAGAAGTTGAAGGGTGATGCACTGCTCTCATTTGTGCCTGATTACCATGGTGTTGTAGAAAAAGATGGAGAGTCTTTCATTCATATGACTGACCTTTTGGCAAACTTTGACCTTCCCAATGTTATGGACTGCAAGATGGGTGTGAG GACATATCTAGAGGAGGAGCTTGTTCGAGCAAGGGAAAGACCAAAGCCGAGGGAGGACTTGTACAAGAAAATGGTGGAGGTGGATAGCAATGGGCCAAACGCCCAGGAGCATTCGCAACGAGGTGTCACTAAGCCCCGCTACATGCAGTGGAGGGAGACCCTGAGCTCCACCCACACTCTGGGCTTTAGGATAGAGGGGATCAAG AAGTGTGATGGGACATGTCGAACTGACTTCAAGAAAACCAGATCGAAGCAGGATGTCATCCAGGTGTTCAAGGACTTCGTTGGAGGGAATAACAGCATCTTA AGATCTTACCTGAAAAGACTGTTGGAGATCCGACAGGCCCTAGAGACATCAGAGTTCTTCAGACAACATGAG GGGCCGGCTGGCTCAGTGCCTGGGagggaagggcatccggcatgccaaatcaacttgcggaacacattctgctgtggcgaccacTGA
- the itpka gene encoding inositol-trisphosphate 3-kinase A isoform X1 has translation MPKECRRKTSKDFGLSGTGINEGPRSERRAAGKPNDICDELLQKAAQIAPSPETGAPAVMDARRVPQVTITPEGGGSSREIQQEDWDDAVDGKLRRKLSNSSISSTGSSIAESEDDLLSDNESKSKGIITLEHLVDTGESKPWWKIKTIVHWPFSATQRRKLNWVQLAGHKGNFKAADEGTILKKFSENEMQCFEKLKGDALLSFVPDYHGVVEKDGESFIHMTDLLANFDLPNVMDCKMGVRTYLEEELVRARERPKPREDLYKKMVEVDSNGPNAQEHSQRGVTKPRYMQWRETLSSTHTLGFRIEGIKKCDGTCRTDFKKTRSKQDVIQVFKDFVGGNNSILRSYLKRLLEIRQALETSEFFRQHEVIGSSLLFIHDHTGKAQVWIIDFGKTTALPEGRTLNHVIPWLEGNREDGYLWGLENLIHTLESVSNEVTREETCCSVTKENSQTTEADGQ, from the exons ATGCCCAAAGAGTGTAGGAGAAAAACCTCCAAGGACTTTGGGCTCTCTGGGACTGGAATAAACGAGGGGCCTCGGTCAGAGCGaagagcagccgggaagccgaACGACATTTGCGATGAGCTCCTTCAAAAAGCCGCTCAAATCGCCCCGTCGCCCGAAACCGGAGCGCCGGCTGTGATGGATGCGCGCCGGGTGCCTCAGGTCACCATCACCCCGGAGGGAGGCGGCTCTTCACGGGAGATCCAGCAAGAGGACTGGGATGATGCAGTGGACGGTAAACTGCGCAGAAAGCTGTCCAACTCCTCTATCTCCTCCACGGGGTCCTCTATTGCAGAGTCCGAGGATGATTTACTCAGCGACAACGAGAGCAAAAGCAAAGGCATCATCACGTTGGAGCACCTGGTGGACACTGGAGAG AGCAAACCATGGTGGAAGATAAAGACGATTGTCCACTGGCCCTTCAGTGCTACTCAGAGGAGGAAGCTAAACTGGGTTCAGCTAGCTGGGCATAAAG GTAACTTCAAAGCAGCAGATGAGGGCACCATCCTGAAGAAGTTCTCTGAAAATGAGATGCAGTGTTTTGAGAAGTTGAAGGGTGATGCACTGCTCTCATTTGTGCCTGATTACCATGGTGTTGTAGAAAAAGATGGAGAGTCTTTCATTCATATGACTGACCTTTTGGCAAACTTTGACCTTCCCAATGTTATGGACTGCAAGATGGGTGTGAG GACATATCTAGAGGAGGAGCTTGTTCGAGCAAGGGAAAGACCAAAGCCGAGGGAGGACTTGTACAAGAAAATGGTGGAGGTGGATAGCAATGGGCCAAACGCCCAGGAGCATTCGCAACGAGGTGTCACTAAGCCCCGCTACATGCAGTGGAGGGAGACCCTGAGCTCCACCCACACTCTGGGCTTTAGGATAGAGGGGATCAAG AAGTGTGATGGGACATGTCGAACTGACTTCAAGAAAACCAGATCGAAGCAGGATGTCATCCAGGTGTTCAAGGACTTCGTTGGAGGGAATAACAGCATCTTA AGATCTTACCTGAAAAGACTGTTGGAGATCCGACAGGCCCTAGAGACATCAGAGTTCTTCAGACAACATGAG GTCATTGGCAGCTCTCTTCTCTTTATCCATGACCACACAGGCAAGGCACAGGTCTGGATTATTGACTTTGGCAAGACCACAGCATTGCCAGAGGGCCGGACATTAAACCATGTGATTCCCTGGCTGGAGGGCAACCGGGAGGATGGTTACTTGTGGGGGCTGGAAAATCTCATCCACACACTGGAATCTGTAAGCAATGAAGTGACCAGAGAGGAAACCTGTTGCTCAGTTACCaaagaaaacagccaaactACAGAAGCAGATGGCCAGTGA